The Bacillus sp. F19 DNA segment TGTACCGGGCTCTTGCCTTTTAATTTTGTCTTAATTCGTTTGTGGTTATAGTAATGGATGTATTTCCTTAGTTCTTCTTTGAAATGTTCCACATTTTTGAAGTCTTGGTAATTAAGGAATTCTGATTTTAGAATGCCAAAGAAATTTTCAATGACCGCATTGTCATAACAGTTCCCTTTACGAGACATGCTTTGTATGATGTCCTTTTTCTTCAAAGCCAGACGGTATTTCTTCATTTGATAGTGCCATCCCTGATCCGAGTGAATGAGTAACGTATCTTCTTTGCGCTTTTTTCTTAGGGCTTTATTTAACATACTCGATACAAGGGAATAGGTCGGTCTAGAGCCAATCGTATAGGTGAGAATTTCGCCATTGTATAAATCTAGCATAGGTGAAAGATACAGTTTTTCTCCAAATAATTTGAATTCGGTAATATCGGTTACCCATTTCTCATTCGGCTTGGACGCCTTGAAGTTCCGATTTAGCACATTTTCGGCAACCTTGCCTGCTTCACCTTTGTACGACCGATATTTCTTTATGCGGACAAGGCACTTCAATCCTAGTTCTCTCATAAGTCGATAAACTTTCTTATGATTAACATGCAGTCCTCGGTTGGCTAGCTCAGCACGAATACGCCGGTACCCGTATCGGCCTTTATGTTCATGAAAAATCTCTTTAATCACCGTTTTTAATTCAGCATCTTTATCTGGGCGGTCAAGCTGTTTCGTCAAATGGTAATAGGTACTGCGAGGGATACCCGTAAGCTTTAAGAGTGATTTCACCGGGAATTCCTGCCTCAATTCATAGACTACTTTCGCTTTGTCTTGTTTGGTGATTTTTCTTTGTTCTGAACTAAGGCATTCAACTTTTTTATATAAGCAAGCTCCATACGTAATCGTTCATTTTCAGCCTGAAGAGCTTCAATAGATTCTGCCACTGGTTCTTTTATCTCAGATACTTTTGGGATTTCTTTTTTCATCGATGACCGCCCCTTTTCTCTTGGAATAAGGCCGTCCACTCCTTGTGTGTCGAATAATCTCTTCCATTGAGTAATCGTAGAGGGAGATTGAATTTTAAAGATCGCAGCTGTCTCACTGAGGGACGTCCCGTGTTCGTTCATATAGGTAAGTACCTTTAGTTTATCGTCCAAAGAATAGGTTGTATATCGTTTTTTAAACGCCTTTTCTCCGTTATATTGATACTGCTGGATCCACCTATGAAAAACCCCGTGAGCTACTCCTATGGATATTGCGATCGCTTTGTGCCCTTCTGTGCCATTAAGATATCGCTTAACGGCATTTACCTTTTCCTGCTCTGTAAATTTAGCCATAAAAAAACTGCACCTCCAAATGTTAGATCGTGTCTAACATTTGGGGGGCAGTTCAAATAAAGGCACTCTTACGCATGGATGCTTTTCTGCAGCAGTTTTTTCAGGATTGGAAACAGCACTTCAGGCAGCTTCTCAATGTCAGGAACAACGATGCTGAATTTTCCGTAAATGTTTTGTATCGTTTTTTGCTGTCCTTCGTCAATTTCTCCATTTGCGAGAAAAATATTAATCACTTCAATTCCCCGTTTTCTTGCTTCGAGCACGGCCTCGTGTGTGTCGATTATCCCATTTTGCTCGTAGCCTGTTGCCGCAGGCTCCCCATCTGAGAAGACCAGCATAAACTTCTGATTTTCACTGCGGTTTAAAAGCTGCTTTGTCATATGACGAATAGCATAGCCGTCGCGATTATCTTCTTCAGGTTCAAGCTGCAGAATTTCAGGACCTCGTTTTTTTTGCAGAGAGGACCCAAAATCAATGACCGTTTTAAAATGGTTTGGCTGTTTCGTTTCAGTGGCTTCATTCGTGTCTTCCCAAAAACCGACAACCTGGTGGACAACGGAAACAGATTTCAACGCCTCGTGAAACAAGGTGATGCCAAGCTTCGTCTGCTCCATCTTATCGAACATTGATGCTGAGCAATCGACAAGCAGGCAAAAAGCGGCATCAATTTTAGCAGACGGCTGATTTTTCTTATAAAATAAACGCGGATTCTCATCAGTAAGGAGCTTCAGCAGTTTTTTGCTTAAGCGTCCGGTATGAAGATCGCTTCTTGGTGAAATTTTTTTATGCTCAAGCGTTTTTTCAATCATTTGCTTCAGCTTTTTTTGAAACGGAACGATGATTTCTTTTTTTTCCACGTAAGCAACTTGCTCAGCTGCATTTGGCTTTTCGGGGGATATAAATACAGGATATGCATATTTGTTTTCTTTTCCGAAAGCCTCGCTTTCCCCGCGCTCTTGTTTGTTTTCAGCGTTTTCCATAGCTTCAAGCTTAGAATAATCATTCCTTGCTGTTTTTTTGGAAGATCCCTGTACCATTCCAAGCGCCTGATCTCCATCATCGCCTTCTCTGACACCTTCGCCAAGCAAGTCTGTTTTGCTTCCCTGCTCCAGATCAAATTGCAGAAAACTCTTTGTCGCTTCACTGGTTTCCCTGTGCCAGGTCGGAAGTTTATCCTCATGAATGTCCTCATCCTCTTCCTTTTCCTGTTCAAGAATATCGTCATTTTTAAGCTTTGATTTTCGTTTAAGATCATCAAAGGTTAAGCCTGATTCTGCTTCTGAGTAGTTTAATAAAGGAAGATGAAAATACATATTCAGCATGTCTTTTTCAAGAATGTCGTCAAGTACATCGGCTATGTTTAGAACAATCTTACCTATGTCAGCAGTATTGCGGGCTTCATAGAGCTTCAGCAGTTCGCCCTGGATAAAGGGCACGGCCAGATCAATCGAATTTGTCAGCGACGGAAACTCCTCAAGCGGAGATTCTGATGTTGCTTTTAAATAGAATGCATTAAAGAGCGCATCTGTATAAATGCTTCTCTCTTGGTTTATCGTTAATTGGCTTTTAAAAAAACGTCTGTACATAGATCTTCTTGCAGCAAACACGTTTGTTGTGCCTGGACGTTCATGCTTGCAGTGTTCCTCTAGCCGCAAGTCCTCAAGCATCACAAACAGCTGTTTGGCAAAGCTTGAAACGGCAAGTTTCTGAACTTGTGATAAAAAGAAATTAACTGCATGAAAATCTGTGTATTTATAGCTGCCGATGCTTCTTAAAAATACATCGCTTTTTAAACCATTTACCATATCAAGGCGCGGCCGGTTATCCCAGAAGTGGCTGATGTACACTTTCTGTATGAACGGATCGTAGTAAGACTGAACAGCAAATTCAACTTCTGTCTCATCTTTTTTTGTAAGAGTTTTTGCCAAGTCGGAGAGCTCCATAAATAAAAAGGAGTCGACACGCTTGTCATTAAATTTAATATATTTCATGACGGGCCCCTTTACACAAAAAGAGTTTCTGCAATATTTTGAATCGCTGCCTTTTCCCTGTCGTCTTCAAGTTTTTCAGTAATGCCGCGTGAAATAGCACGAAGCGGCGGCATATAAACGGCTAGATCACACGTGTCAATAAGTGCTCTTACAGATGCTGCCTCTTCTGAAATTTGTCCATTTTGCACCTGAGTGATCAGATCAGAAGAAAGTGTGACAAACTGACTGATCAGCTTTTCATTTTTCAGCATAGATTGAGAGCGCAGTACGGCTTTTAGCTGTTCACCTTGAATATATGGCACTTCAATTACAACGAAACGATTTTTTAAGGCTTCGTTCAAAGGAACGGTCCCAACATAACCTTCGTTAATAGCTGCAATCACGCCAAAGTCTTTGCTCGCTCTGATCACTTCTCCTGTAAATGGATTCGTAATCATTTTACGGTAATCAAGGACTCCATTTAGGATTGGAAGCGTCTCAGGCTTTGCCATATTAATTTCATCAATATATAAGATATGGCCTTTTTTCATCGCATGAATAACAGGCCCTTCAATAAACTCTATGCTCGTTTTTGAACCATTCTGCGAAATGGTTTTATAGCCAAGCAGTGCTTCAGCATCAAGATCCACGCTGCAGTTGATACTGTGCATTGGCTGTCCGAAAAGATTTGAAAGCGTTTCGGCCAGCTTTGTTTTACCTGAGCCTGTAGGTCCTTTTAATAGAACATTTTTACCTAATGATAAAGCAATCATGGCATCATATAAAATTGCATCCTCTGATGGCATATATCCGCCTTTGCCGATCTGCATGGCATCATCGCTGTTTTTGAATATTTCCGATCTATTTTTTATATCAGACAGTATATGATCCGGAAGGTTTAAAGCTTCTAATTGTGTTGTCATAGTTTGATTTTTCCCTTTCCTGGTACAATTTCTCTGACCAAGTATACTAGAAATCCTCTGCTTACTCAAAGGGATTGATTACTGAAAACGCCTTCAATATGTTAAAGCATATTGGAAGCAGTATATCCTCTGAAACCAGAGCTACATTTCGATACGAATAAGCTTCCTGGCTGGCCACTCATCAGTGGATCATTTTGGCTTCGGGTTTGCCCTGGCTTTATTTAAAAAAAAGAAAAAGAAAAAGAAGAATTACTGAAAAAACTGCAGGATATAAAGCGGATCCCCTCGAAATAGGAAAACGCTCCGCCTGTGAGAAAGAATGGCTGCGGGAATGGGAAAATATAAAAGTCAAAGTAAGCTATCAACTTGAAACTGAACCTCTAACGATCACGAAAAATAAAAAAGAGTGAAACCATTCAAGTTTCACTCTCAGATTGTAGACAAAAGGCATTCGGATGAACTCTATCCGAATGCTTTTTGTCATTTCTGGGGCTAATTTGATGTTTGTAGGCCTATTCGTTGACTATTTTTATACCGCTTTCGCTGGCTTCCATGTCCAGGATGCCAACTTTTTCAAGTTCATGGCAGCAAAAGTAAGCATCGCCTGCATGGACAATTTTTTGAGTCCTCTCAACGTTGTCCAACGCATACCATGCTTTTCTTTTGCATCTGCAAAGACACGCTCTATCGTTTCTTTACGTTTTGCATAAATTGTTTTGTTCTCTTCTGTATGACGAAGGTGTTCAGCTTCATCTAAGTATTCTTGCCAGAGATGCCTTTCAATCAATTTCTGATGATTTTGGCTCTCCGTACATTGGCTTAGGAATGGGCAATTTTCACAAACCTTCGGATCGGAAGAGTATTGTCTGTATCCTTTTTTCGTAGTAGTTCTGTAAGGAAGCACTTGATCGTGCGGGCATATGTAACAATCAAAATGTTCGTCATACACATAATCACTTTTCTTGAAAAATCCATCTTTTGTTTTTGATTTTTGGTTTTGTTTTCTATAGTGGCCCCTTAAATCCAGAATTGTTTCTGGTCTCATTATGATATAATCCTCTTATAAAACTAAACATAATTTATTTTAAGCCTGCCAAATAAAAACTAAACATAATTTATGGGGTTGTAAGATTATGAGTTTGATTGAGAATTTTGTTAAATATCTTCGTTTGGAAGATAAATCCGAAAATACCATTTGTAATTACCGATTGGCTGTGAAAGAATATTTTTCTTGGTTTGAGGACACCTTTGATAAACAACCAAGAGCTCTTTACATACAAAATGTAAAGGACTACCTCCAATATCTTCAGGTGATAAAAAAACGAAGTGCCAAAACGATTAACGCTAAACTTTCGGCTCTTCAAAAATATAATGAATTTCTGATATCAGTAGGCGTTCAAGAAGACATGGTCATTACAAAGAAAATGAAGAAAAAAATTCAACAAACCTATGCCTCGCCAGCACAATTTACCGAAAAAGAGGTTCATAAGTTCAATCAAGCTGTAGTTGAAAAGCAAAATGTTCGAGACTATGCCCTGGTTATTTTGCTTACTTTTACAGGCTGCCGGATTAGTGAAGCTTTAAGTATTGAGATTAGTCGAGATTTACACCTATTATCATCAGAGTTAGTCATTCGTTCTGGTAAGGGAGACAAACAACGTACTGTCCTTTTAAATCAAAAAGTCATTCAAGCTTTAAAAGATTACTTGGAATTACGAAAAAAACATAAGTATACAGACAGTCCTTATTTATTTTTATCTAACAAAGGACCAAAGTTAAGCCGTATGACGGCTAACAATATGTTTCGAAAGTATAGTCACCTAGCTGGATTGGAACAAGTGTTAAGCCCTCATGATTTAAGACACTATTTTTGTTCTCATGCTCTTGAGAATGGATTTGATGTACATGAAGTGGCTCATATTGCAGGTCATTCAAATATTCATACCACGTTGATTTATACTAATCCGTCTAGGCAAAAAATGATGGATAAATTGAATCAGTTGTAGGATAAACAATGATAGACTTTACGGATATTTCTTTATTCCCAATAAAAATAAACAACCCTCGGTTAAATTAAATAGTAACCGAGGGTTTCATTTGTAAAATAATGTCTTATGACATAAAAAGGAAGGAATCGTTGTCGTACCCCTTGTACATGAAACTGTCCGAACATCATAGCTATGTCTTCTCGAATTGATTGCCCCATAATCGTACTACACGATACTAATCCTTGTGCGATGTTCATTGAAATAGCAGCTGCTATTTCTGGATCCTGAAAACGTGAATGGCTTCCTCCAGTAATTTTTGTAGGTCTTTATCACCTGCATGGTTTAGGTGAGTTTGATAACCTGCAATTAACCCTAGTGGGAAACAAGAAATCAAAAGCCATCCCATATAGCAAACATATAAAGACAGGGATAAAACATAAGCCATTGATAGTTAACATGGTCAATAGCTGCTTAAATTTCACCTTGAAAGCTATACATAATCACTTTATTGAAATTTGATTGAACGTTAACTATAAATTCTGATAGTATCAAAAGTAGTCCTTTGAGAAACTTACCATTTAAAATTTGTCCAAAGCCAGGTAATGCAATACTCCAAAGGACTTTCTCCATTCGTCCTTCCTTTGACATTTAACCACTTCCTACTGGTTAACCAATCCAAGGAATTTTAACTATTTTGGTTCTTTTTTCTTGCAAGTTTCTCTTTATCCATCGTTCCGGGTGGTTGTTCGATCCATTCATTACTAATCATGATGTCGAGACCATCCTTCGCATATTGAGCGATTTCAAGTGATAGACGTTCGTAATTTATGGCTAAATCATTTCGCTGACTTGCGGCTGCTGCCGTTGCATAATTACCTGTTCCAATGGCACTTAACAATGACATAAAAAACATTGTTAATTTATCTGAAAACGGCGGTGTTGTTGAATCAGTAATAGCAACTTCTGACGAAAGAGGTGGTTGTATATCGTTATCTATAAGCATCTTTGTAAAGACTTGAACATGTTTTTTTGTAATATCTCTTCCTCTTAACATCCATTTTTGAATATTTTCACTCGAGGATGTTTGAGCAAAACTAAGTGCCAAGCTTCCTCCTATAACGTTGGTTTGGGTATTCATATGTAAGTAAGATATCTCTATTGCATTTAGTGGTCTTTTGTTGGTAAATGGATTTAACCCACTAAAATAATTTTTGCTGTCTATAAAGTCTGTTTTAGTTGGATAAGCAATATAAGGTGCTCTAACAAATAATCCTTTTGAAAGAGATACATCCGCACCAGTGTTGTATAAGTTAGATACTTCTGTAAGCCCCTCCATAAAATAGGCTCTTATGTCTTTTCTAGCACTCATTGCAACGTAGCCACCATATGCAAGTAAACCAGCTCTCGATATGTGGCCAATATATTCAAGCATAAACGTATCAGTATATAAGCGAGGAGCATTCATATTCACATCTTCACTTGAAAATGCTGTAGGTAATGGGAGTTGTTCTTCTTGAAACAAATAAGTAAGTTTTTCGATGTGGGTAGATGAAAGGTCATAGGCTTGTTGGATAATAGAACGAATTTCTTGATCCTCTACATCTTTAAGAAAATAACCTAACATGCACTTGGACATACTATCATTCATGTAAGCAGTCCAAATTGCGCCTATTTCGGCTGAGGTTAGTTTTGTACGGTTTTCGGTCATAATTAGTTACCTCCAAAGAATATTTTTTCTGACATAGATATATCCTTTGTAAATAATCGTATATTATGACAAAAGCTACCTAAAGCTAATCTTTAGTCAATAAGCAGTAGAAAAGGATCTTCGTTTGAAGATCCTTTTTTAATACCGATAATATCTGATTATGTTAACTAGATTTGTATACAGCATTCATATTTTCCTTAGAAACCTTGTTCAATTAAAGGGCCAGATTCTGAAGTAAGAAAGGAAATTAGATAGTTCATCTTGAATTTGTAAGTTATTCCATTAAAGGGCAGGATTGTTTAATAAGGCATAAGAAATATATGTAATATAAAATAAGAGTGTAAGGGGTGCATATTATCAAAAAGGATTTCTATAAGGGCAAAGATTTTTGGAAAAAGAATAACAAAGATAAACGGATTGAATATCCGATAAACGATGAAATCATAAAAAAAGCAGAGAGTATTTTAGGCATAAACTTCCCTCAATCATTTACAAAGTTAATGAAGATACAAAATGGCGGGGAATTAAATTATCCTTACTTTATGTTACCTGAAGGTGATACTGAAAGTATGGTATGTCAACACTAAACTAGACAGTTTTCTTAAGGTGTAAATTTTTGTATTCTCGTGGGCTTAAATAACCCAATGTTCCATGAATTCTTGTTCCATTAAACCAGTTCACATAATCAAATAGTTCCCTCTTTAAGTCGGATAGTGATTCGAAGTGGCGTTTTTTCACAAACTCTGTCTTGATAATTTTAAATGTTGCCTCCGCAACCGCATTATCATATGGGCAGCCTTTCATACTCATAGAACGCTTGATTTCAAACGTTTCTAAGGCTTCGTCAATCAATTTATTCTTGAATTCACTTCCACGATCCGTGTGAAATAACTTGATCTTGTTTAGATCAATTTTTATCGAAGAAATCGCTTGATACACAAGCTTTGCGTCCTTCTGTGGACCAGCACTGTATCCGATAATTTCCCGATTATAAAGATCAACAAATACACATATGTAATGCCATTTTTTCTCGACTCTCACATACGTTAAATCACTGACAACCACGTTGTAAGCTGCTTCTTGTCTGAACTCACGGTTTAGCTCATTCTTTTGCTTCGATTCATTACACGTTGAGACATGGGGCTTGAACTGGGCAATGGTATAAGTGGACACTAGGCCTTGCTCTTTCATCACTCGACCAATCCGTCTTCTTGAAACCTGGTATCCACATTTCTGGAGTTCCACTTTAATTTTGCGCGTGCCATAGTTTTGGCGGCTGGCATGGAAGATTTCTATCACTTTAAGGGTTACCTCATCTGTTTGAGGTAGAATTTTTTCTTCGTAATAATATGTGCTTCTTGAAATCTTGAGGACGTTACACATTGCTGATACCGAGTATTTGTGGGCGTTATTTCGAATCACATTTACTTTCGTCCCATGATCAGCGCGGCTTGCTTTAAAATATCATTCTCCATTTCTAGCTGTTTATTTCTCTTCATTACCTCAGCCAATTTCACTTGATCAGGCGTTAAATGATCTTTTTCTTTAAACGAACCTGAGTTGCGTTGTTGACTGATCCATTTATCTAGTGAGGAGGGAGTCAGGTCATACTCCCTTATAATTTCTTTGCGTGGCTTTCCATTTAGATACAGTTGTACGATTTGTTCTTTAAATTCTTGCGTAAATGTTCGGCGCTCTCGTTTAGTCACAGTAGAATCTCCTTTTATCGTTGTTTTCGTTAGTCTACTTGACCTTAAAATAATTGTCTAACTTAGTGTAGCCGATTCAAAGTAAGAGACCCAGTGGCTTGGGCAACTAGCATCCAAAAGGCCATTGATTTATGGGGAAGAAAATTAGCGTCAGTATTTGGAGTGCACAACTGGCCTCGTTTTGGAAACCAAACAGCAATTGAATATTTGGAAAAACAAAGAGACTTATATCAATATATAAATGACCAAACATTAAGGTTGATTAATAAAGGGTATACAATTGAAGAGGTTGGAAGAATGGTGAAGCTTCCAGAAAGTTTGACGGGTGAATGGTATAATAGTGAACTTTATGGAACTGTCAATCATAATGCAAAAGCAGTGTATCAGAAGTATATCGGCTGGTATAGTGGAAACCCGGTTGATCTAAATAAATTATTACCTGAAGAATCAGCAAAAAAATATGTGGAATATATGGGTGGAGAGGAACGTGTTATAGAGAAAGCTAAGCAGGACTTCAGGAAAGGAGAATATCAATGGGTTGCAGAGGTTACAAAACAGGTTATTTATGCAAATCCAAGTAACAGAGAAGCCAAACAGACCTATTACCTGAATGAACATATTGATTCCTATAAGGATTAATGTATGGATGGGTATAGTTGTTCAACATATGACCTCCTAAAATTTATTTTGATTTAATGTA contains these protein-coding regions:
- a CDS encoding SMI1/KNR4 family protein → MHIIKKDFYKGKDFWKKNNKDKRIEYPINDEIIKKAESILGINFPQSFTKLMKIQNGGELNYPYFMLPEGDTESMVCQH
- a CDS encoding IS3 family transposase (programmed frameshift), coding for MAKFTEQEKVNAVKRYLNGTEGHKAIAISIGVAHGVFHRWIQQYQYNGEKAFKKRYTTYSLDDKLKVLTYMNEHGTSLSETAAIFKIQSPSTITQWKRLFDTQGVDGLIPREKGRSSMKKEIPKVSEIKEPVAESIEALQAENERLRMELAYNKKVECLSSEQRKITKQDKAKVVYELRQEFPVKSLLKLTGIPRSTYYHLTKQLDRPDKDAELKTVIKEIFHEHKGRYGYRRIRAELANRGLHVNHKKVYRLMRELGLKCLVRIKKYRSYKGEAGKVAENVLNRNFKASKPNEKWVTDITEFKLFGEKLYLSPMLDLYNGEILTYTIGSRPTYSLVSSMLNKALRKKRKEDTLLIHSDQGWHYQMKKYRLALKKKDIIQSMSRKGNCYDNAVIENFFGILKSEFLNYQDFKNVEHFKEELRKYIHYYNHKRIKTKLKGKSPVQYRTLAQQVA
- a CDS encoding VWA domain-containing protein, whose protein sequence is MKYIKFNDKRVDSFLFMELSDLAKTLTKKDETEVEFAVQSYYDPFIQKVYISHFWDNRPRLDMVNGLKSDVFLRSIGSYKYTDFHAVNFFLSQVQKLAVSSFAKQLFVMLEDLRLEEHCKHERPGTTNVFAARRSMYRRFFKSQLTINQERSIYTDALFNAFYLKATSESPLEEFPSLTNSIDLAVPFIQGELLKLYEARNTADIGKIVLNIADVLDDILEKDMLNMYFHLPLLNYSEAESGLTFDDLKRKSKLKNDDILEQEKEEDEDIHEDKLPTWHRETSEATKSFLQFDLEQGSKTDLLGEGVREGDDGDQALGMVQGSSKKTARNDYSKLEAMENAENKQERGESEAFGKENKYAYPVFISPEKPNAAEQVAYVEKKEIIVPFQKKLKQMIEKTLEHKKISPRSDLHTGRLSKKLLKLLTDENPRLFYKKNQPSAKIDAAFCLLVDCSASMFDKMEQTKLGITLFHEALKSVSVVHQVVGFWEDTNEATETKQPNHFKTVIDFGSSLQKKRGPEILQLEPEEDNRDGYAIRHMTKQLLNRSENQKFMLVFSDGEPAATGYEQNGIIDTHEAVLEARKRGIEVINIFLANGEIDEGQQKTIQNIYGKFSIVVPDIEKLPEVLFPILKKLLQKSIHA
- a CDS encoding tyrosine-type recombinase/integrase — its product is MSLIENFVKYLRLEDKSENTICNYRLAVKEYFSWFEDTFDKQPRALYIQNVKDYLQYLQVIKKRSAKTINAKLSALQKYNEFLISVGVQEDMVITKKMKKKIQQTYASPAQFTEKEVHKFNQAVVEKQNVRDYALVILLTFTGCRISEALSIEISRDLHLLSSELVIRSGKGDKQRTVLLNQKVIQALKDYLELRKKHKYTDSPYLFLSNKGPKLSRMTANNMFRKYSHLAGLEQVLSPHDLRHYFCSHALENGFDVHEVAHIAGHSNIHTTLIYTNPSRQKMMDKLNQL
- a CDS encoding DUF3231 family protein is translated as MTENRTKLTSAEIGAIWTAYMNDSMSKCMLGYFLKDVEDQEIRSIIQQAYDLSSTHIEKLTYLFQEEQLPLPTAFSSEDVNMNAPRLYTDTFMLEYIGHISRAGLLAYGGYVAMSARKDIRAYFMEGLTEVSNLYNTGADVSLSKGLFVRAPYIAYPTKTDFIDSKNYFSGLNPFTNKRPLNAIEISYLHMNTQTNVIGGSLALSFAQTSSSENIQKWMLRGRDITKKHVQVFTKMLIDNDIQPPLSSEVAITDSTTPPFSDKLTMFFMSLLSAIGTGNYATAAAASQRNDLAINYERLSLEIAQYAKDGLDIMISNEWIEQPPGTMDKEKLARKKNQNS
- a CDS encoding IS3 family transposase (programmed frameshift), whose amino-acid sequence is MTKRERRTFTQEFKEQIVQLYLNGKPRKEIIREYDLTPSSLDKWISQQRNSGSFKEKDHLTPDQVKLAEVMKRNKQLEMENDIFKASRADHGTKVNVIRNNAHKYSVSAMCNVLKISRSTYYYEEKILPQTDEVTLKVIEIFHASRQNYGTRKIKVELQKCGYQVSRRRIGRVMKEQGLVSTYTIAQFKPHVSTCNESKQKNELNREFRQEAAYNVVVSDLTYVRVEKKWHYICVFVDLYNREIIGYSAGPQKDAKLVYQAISSIKIDLNKIKLFHTDRGSEFKNKLIDEALETFEIKRSMSMKGCPYDNAVAEATFKIIKTEFVKKRHFESLSDLKRELFDYVNWFNGTRIHGTLGYLSPREYKNLHLKKTV
- a CDS encoding MoxR family ATPase, which gives rise to MTTQLEALNLPDHILSDIKNRSEIFKNSDDAMQIGKGGYMPSEDAILYDAMIALSLGKNVLLKGPTGSGKTKLAETLSNLFGQPMHSINCSVDLDAEALLGYKTISQNGSKTSIEFIEGPVIHAMKKGHILYIDEINMAKPETLPILNGVLDYRKMITNPFTGEVIRASKDFGVIAAINEGYVGTVPLNEALKNRFVVIEVPYIQGEQLKAVLRSQSMLKNEKLISQFVTLSSDLITQVQNGQISEEAASVRALIDTCDLAVYMPPLRAISRGITEKLEDDREKAAIQNIAETLFV